The following coding sequences are from one Natrarchaeobaculum sulfurireducens window:
- a CDS encoding radical SAM protein: MISKGCEQCAKGGKMVLFVYGYCDQRDCFYCPLGENRKNVTDVYANERLVEDDEDVITEAKHMDALGTSITGGEPQEALERTCHYLSLLKDEFGEDHHTHLYTGITGGRENMRRLSEAGLDEIRFHPPLEQWGDLHGTEWEEILYIAREEGLTPAFEIPGIRAEPEFLDFLDEGAADFCNVNEFEMSHGNFRRMQAKGYELKEGHMSAVDNDREDILEVMGDHPNVYFCTSVFKDAAQHRRRLKRMARNVRREFDDVTDDGTLVYGKTYTEPERFEELGVPEEFYTVKSSHLEVAWWLLEEMIEEGDVDDGEIVEQYPSYDGQVVERTPLA, from the coding sequence ATGATCTCGAAGGGCTGTGAGCAGTGCGCGAAAGGCGGCAAGATGGTGCTGTTCGTCTACGGCTACTGCGACCAGCGCGACTGCTTTTACTGCCCGCTTGGCGAGAACCGCAAGAACGTCACCGACGTCTACGCCAACGAACGACTCGTCGAGGACGACGAGGACGTCATCACCGAGGCCAAGCATATGGACGCGTTGGGCACCTCGATCACCGGCGGTGAGCCCCAGGAGGCCCTCGAGCGGACCTGTCACTATCTCTCCCTGCTCAAAGACGAGTTCGGCGAGGACCATCACACCCACCTCTACACCGGCATCACGGGCGGCCGCGAGAATATGCGCCGGCTCTCGGAAGCCGGTCTGGACGAGATCCGTTTTCACCCGCCGCTCGAGCAGTGGGGCGACCTCCACGGCACCGAATGGGAAGAGATCCTCTATATCGCACGGGAGGAAGGGCTTACGCCTGCGTTCGAGATTCCGGGCATCCGCGCGGAACCGGAGTTCCTTGACTTCCTGGACGAGGGTGCGGCCGACTTCTGTAACGTCAACGAGTTCGAGATGTCCCACGGCAACTTCCGCCGGATGCAAGCGAAAGGCTACGAACTCAAAGAAGGCCATATGAGCGCCGTCGACAACGACCGCGAGGACATTCTCGAGGTGATGGGCGACCATCCGAACGTGTACTTCTGTACCTCGGTGTTCAAAGACGCCGCCCAGCACCGCCGACGCCTGAAACGGATGGCCAGAAACGTCCGCCGGGAGTTCGACGACGTCACCGACGACGGTACCCTCGTCTACGGAAAAACCTACACCGAGCCCGAACGCTTCGAGGAACTCGGCGTTCCCGAAGAGTTCTACACCGTCAAGTCGAGCCATCTCGAGGTCGCCTGGTGGCTGCTCGAGGAGATGATCGAGGAAGGCGACGTCGACGACGGTGAAATCGTCGAACAGTATCCGAGTTACGATGGCCAGGTAGTCGAGCGAACGCCGTTGGCGTAG
- a CDS encoding class I SAM-dependent methyltransferase encodes MTTKVDYLTAKRTIDDRALDRRVWDRFVDALPDRNRDDPVRIVEVGAGVGSMISRLAAWESLPEAVSYRAVDLDSSCVTAAHERLPHWLEDAGYDVESYGEGLVASRVDGGTETHLEVTLEVADGFALDDDADAVIGAAVFDLVDLESTLARVRGLLRDGGVLYAPITFDGGTRFAPAHPLDGRIERHYHRHMDEIRDQPGSSRAGRELLEAAPKCGFDVVAAGGSDWLVHSRDGHYPDDEATVVEHVLETIEGALADYPPSILEPSTRDQWLETRRTQLDRGDLVFVAHHLDVVARV; translated from the coding sequence GTGACCACGAAAGTCGACTACCTGACGGCCAAACGAACGATCGACGACCGGGCGCTCGACCGACGGGTCTGGGATCGGTTCGTTGACGCGCTCCCGGACCGGAACCGTGACGACCCCGTCCGGATCGTCGAGGTCGGCGCTGGCGTCGGGTCGATGATCTCCCGACTCGCCGCGTGGGAATCACTCCCTGAAGCCGTCTCGTATCGCGCCGTCGACCTCGATTCGTCGTGCGTGACGGCCGCCCACGAGCGTCTCCCCCACTGGCTCGAGGACGCAGGATACGACGTCGAGAGCTACGGCGAGGGACTCGTCGCCAGCCGAGTCGACGGGGGTACCGAGACGCACCTGGAGGTTACGCTCGAGGTAGCCGACGGCTTCGCCCTCGACGACGACGCCGATGCCGTGATCGGGGCCGCCGTCTTCGACCTGGTCGACCTCGAGTCCACGCTGGCGCGCGTTCGGGGGCTACTTCGCGACGGCGGCGTGCTCTACGCCCCCATCACGTTCGACGGCGGAACGAGATTCGCTCCAGCGCACCCGCTCGACGGGCGGATCGAACGACACTACCACCGACACATGGACGAGATCCGCGACCAGCCCGGGTCCAGTCGCGCCGGCCGGGAGCTCCTCGAGGCCGCCCCCAAATGCGGCTTCGACGTCGTGGCAGCCGGTGGCTCGGACTGGCTCGTTCACTCACGCGACGGCCACTATCCGGATGACGAAGCCACCGTCGTCGAACACGTCCTCGAGACGATCGAGGGTGCACTGGCCGACTATCCGCCGTCGATACTGGAGCCGAGCACACGCGACCAGTGGCTCGAGACCCGTCGGACACAGCTCGACCGTGGCGACCTCGTCTTCGTCGCCCATCACCTCGACGTGGTCGCTCGCGTATGA
- a CDS encoding 6-pyruvoyl trahydropterin synthase family protein, translated as MYAVSVSRTFVAQHYLTVPNPGPEGTLHSHQYTVEATFRGPDLDEYGYLVDIDAVIDALEAVVDSLRDRTLNELPALEGRNPSAERLARTVGDRLLERLEPATATELVIRIDEDDIATVNHERPL; from the coding sequence ATGTACGCGGTGTCGGTCTCTCGGACGTTTGTCGCCCAGCACTACCTGACGGTTCCGAACCCGGGTCCGGAGGGGACCTTACACTCACACCAGTATACGGTCGAAGCCACGTTTCGCGGCCCCGACCTCGATGAGTACGGCTACCTCGTCGACATCGACGCCGTGATCGACGCGCTCGAGGCCGTCGTAGACTCGCTCCGGGATCGCACGCTCAACGAACTTCCCGCGCTCGAGGGTCGAAATCCGAGCGCCGAACGGCTCGCAAGAACCGTCGGAGATCGCCTACTCGAACGTCTCGAGCCGGCAACGGCGACCGAACTCGTGATTCGAATCGACGAAGATGACATCGCGACGGTGAACCATGAACGGCCGCTTTGA
- a CDS encoding CDP-alcohol phosphatidyltransferase family protein: protein MIERSRTTDLPSMRGRVSRATVGNVVFAGIGLTALAVIWDGGPTARFLLGTLAVLAIQFVVVRRTLVLARVEAGPQPLTLATWITIARGSALALLAGFVFVDPSTGTLVWVPGALFAIAAGLDAIDGVVARRTDSVTEFGARLDTEIDALTVLCGASIVVLYGVAPLAFLAVGLARYVFVAGIASRRRRGRPVRGLDRSQARRFFGALAMAAIWLALLPVPGRTGSWLITAAVLVPFLLQFGRDWLVVSDRLEPRAD, encoded by the coding sequence GTGATCGAACGCTCGAGGACGACCGACCTGCCGTCGATGCGTGGACGGGTGTCGCGTGCGACCGTCGGAAACGTCGTTTTCGCGGGTATCGGGCTGACCGCACTCGCGGTCATCTGGGACGGCGGGCCGACGGCCCGATTCCTGTTGGGGACGCTTGCAGTCCTCGCGATCCAGTTCGTGGTCGTCCGGCGAACGCTCGTCCTGGCTCGAGTCGAGGCCGGACCACAACCACTGACGCTCGCGACGTGGATCACGATCGCTCGAGGGAGCGCCCTCGCGTTGCTCGCCGGGTTCGTGTTCGTCGATCCCTCGACGGGGACGCTCGTCTGGGTTCCCGGAGCGCTGTTCGCAATTGCGGCCGGCCTCGACGCCATCGACGGCGTTGTCGCCCGGCGAACGGACTCGGTCACCGAGTTCGGCGCCCGGTTGGACACCGAAATCGACGCGCTCACGGTTCTCTGTGGCGCCTCGATCGTCGTCCTGTACGGGGTCGCCCCCCTGGCGTTTCTCGCCGTCGGCCTGGCACGGTACGTCTTCGTTGCCGGGATCGCCAGCAGACGTCGACGCGGGCGACCCGTCCGGGGGCTCGACCGGAGCCAGGCCCGTCGGTTCTTCGGCGCACTCGCGATGGCCGCCATCTGGCTCGCCCTCCTGCCGGTTCCCGGCCGGACGGGATCGTGGTTGATCACTGCGGCCGTGCTGGTTCCGTTTCTCCTGCAATTCGGTCGGGACTGGCTGGTCGTCTCCGATCGACTCGAACCACGGGCCGACTAG
- a CDS encoding zinc-dependent alcohol dehydrogenase, translated as MDDAALHFTGPRTVETRPIDVPSPDRGEVRVETQVSAISAGTELLVYRDEIPADLVADETIDALKGDLSYPTTYGYAAVGEVVDTGHGVDDTWRGRTVFSFVPHQTRFTAQPDALVPVPEPLEPTAAGLLPSVETATNLVLDAHPRLGEQVVVFGAGVIGLCVIGLLASFPLERLVAVEPLESRRELALAFGADRAVPPEEIDAEVDDADVAIELSGDPTALDDAIGAVGYDSRVVVGSWYGTKRAPLELGGRYHRDRIDLRSSQVSTIDPALCGRWDTDRRLETALEWLQRLDVDELITHHVPFWEAQAAYERLDASPESALQVLLTYDR; from the coding sequence ATGGACGACGCTGCACTGCATTTCACTGGCCCGCGAACCGTCGAGACGCGACCGATTGACGTCCCCTCGCCCGACCGTGGGGAGGTACGCGTCGAGACGCAGGTCTCCGCAATCAGTGCCGGGACCGAACTGCTCGTTTATCGGGACGAGATTCCCGCTGATCTCGTCGCCGACGAGACGATCGACGCCCTCAAAGGCGACCTCTCGTACCCGACGACGTACGGCTACGCGGCCGTCGGCGAGGTCGTCGACACCGGCCATGGCGTCGACGACACGTGGCGAGGACGCACCGTCTTCTCGTTCGTCCCCCACCAGACGCGGTTCACCGCGCAACCCGACGCGCTCGTGCCCGTCCCCGAGCCGCTCGAGCCGACGGCTGCCGGGTTGCTTCCTTCCGTCGAAACCGCGACGAACCTCGTCCTCGACGCCCATCCGCGGCTCGGCGAGCAGGTCGTCGTCTTCGGAGCCGGTGTCATCGGCCTCTGTGTGATCGGATTGCTCGCGTCGTTTCCGCTCGAGCGACTCGTCGCGGTCGAACCCCTCGAGTCTCGACGAGAACTCGCGCTCGCGTTCGGTGCCGACCGAGCGGTTCCACCCGAGGAGATCGATGCCGAAGTCGACGACGCGGACGTCGCGATCGAACTGTCCGGCGACCCGACGGCACTCGACGACGCCATCGGAGCCGTCGGCTACGACTCGCGGGTCGTCGTCGGCTCCTGGTACGGCACCAAACGCGCCCCACTCGAACTTGGCGGACGATACCACCGCGACCGTATCGACCTGCGTTCGAGTCAGGTCAGCACCATCGATCCCGCACTCTGTGGCCGATGGGACACCGATCGTCGCCTCGAGACCGCACTCGAGTGGCTCCAGCGACTCGACGTCGACGAACTCATCACACACCACGTTCCGTTCTGGGAGGCCCAGGCTGCGTACGAACGACTCGACGCCAGCCCGGAGTCGGCACTTCAGGTACTGCTCACGTACGACAGGTGA